Proteins from one Ranitomeya variabilis isolate aRanVar5 unplaced genomic scaffold, aRanVar5.hap1 Scaffold_321, whole genome shotgun sequence genomic window:
- the LOC143789763 gene encoding odorant receptor 131-2-like — protein MVNFTEVSNKTNNQTVEIVRSTLLALVLLSFCVFIYFVTIILYVFFTTPHVRENARYILFVHMLINDTLLLSVLIFVSLVAIFDVYIPVPICYALVMYSTSSFKVTAYNLAIMSFERYFAICYPLRHAQVCTMQRSLLVIGVMWLLSSTPLVPDFIAMCYSMPKNFFSTSLICQWSTFAMNSFQLTLRSLMEITTFILVGLVILYTYVKVMVVARKIGSGRSSAFKAEKTVLLHAFQLGLCMMYFSYSFTDAYLRKYFYFIPITNFFLFMCIPRYISPLIYGVRDEVFRKYIRKMNFFV, from the coding sequence ATGGTCAACTTCACTGAGGTCAGCAACAAGACGAACAATCAAACTGTAGAAATCGTGAGGAGTACCCTGCTTGCCTTAGTGCTCCTGTCCTTCTGTGTCTTCATCTACTTTGTGACAATCATCTTGTACGTCTTCTTCACCACTCCTCATGTTCGGGAGAATGCTCGCTACATCCTGTTTGTCCACATGCTCATAAACGATACCTTGCTACTTTCTGTGTTGATATTCGTCTCTCTTGTAGCTATATTTGATGTGTACATCCCTGTGCCGATATGTTATGCCCTCGTCATGTACTCCACAAGTTCATTTAAGGTGACAGCCTACAACTTGGCCATCATGTCCTTTGAACGTTACTTTGCCATTTGCTATCCGTTAAGACATGCACAAGTCTGCACCATGCAGAGGTCTCTTTTGGTCATTGGAGTCATGTGGCTTCTGAGTAGCACTCCTCTGGTGCCTGACTTTATCGCCATGTGTTATTCAATGCCAAAGAATTTCTTCTCCACCAGCTTGATATGTCAGTGGTCAACATTTGCAATGAACAGTTTTCAATTAACCCTAAGGTCATTGATGGAGATCACCACCTTCATCTTGGTGGGATTGGTCATCCTTTACACCTATGTGAAAGTTATGGTGGTGGCTCGGAAGATTGGATCTGGGAGGTCTTCTGCTTTTAAGGCAGAGAAAACTGTTCTTCTTCACGCCTTCCAGCTCGGACTCTGTATGATGTATTTTTCATATTCCTTCACTGATGCTTACTTGAGGAAATATTTCTATTTTATACCAATAACCAACTTTTTCTTATTCATGTGCATCCCCAGATATATCAGTCCTTTGATTTATGGTGTAAGGGATGAAGTGTTCCGAAAATATATAAGGAAGATGAACTTCTTTGTATAG